In Microbacterium foliorum, the following proteins share a genomic window:
- a CDS encoding sulfite exporter TauE/SafE family protein: MDIGSVLGLEQLTWGTLILIVIAAFAAGWIDAVVGGGGLLQLPALLLIPGISPIQALATNKLASVFGTATSSVTYYRRAKPDIRTALPMAVIALAGSFGGAAVATILPAAAFKPIIVVALLAVALFTAFRPQMGAATRLRFSGHKHHIMAGLAGLVIGFYDGLIGPGTGTFLVISLVALLGYDFLQASAKAKIVNLATNTGALLLFIPHGAVLWLLGGILAVANVAGSYLGSRMAISRGTTFIRVVFLVVVVALIAKLGVDVWNENIAPALAALR, from the coding sequence ATGGACATCGGCAGTGTGCTCGGGCTCGAGCAGCTCACCTGGGGCACGCTGATCCTCATCGTCATCGCGGCGTTCGCCGCTGGGTGGATCGACGCGGTCGTGGGTGGCGGCGGGTTGCTGCAGCTGCCTGCGCTGCTGCTGATCCCCGGGATCTCGCCGATCCAGGCCCTCGCCACCAACAAGCTCGCCTCCGTGTTCGGCACGGCCACGAGCAGCGTCACGTACTACCGTCGAGCGAAGCCCGACATTCGCACGGCGCTGCCGATGGCCGTGATCGCCCTGGCCGGATCGTTCGGCGGGGCAGCCGTCGCGACGATCCTGCCGGCCGCGGCATTCAAGCCGATCATCGTCGTCGCGCTGCTCGCCGTCGCCCTCTTCACGGCGTTCCGCCCACAGATGGGCGCGGCGACGCGCCTGCGGTTCAGCGGCCACAAGCACCACATCATGGCAGGGCTCGCCGGACTCGTGATCGGGTTCTACGACGGGCTGATCGGACCGGGAACCGGGACCTTCCTGGTGATCTCGCTCGTCGCACTGCTGGGGTACGACTTCCTGCAGGCGAGTGCGAAGGCGAAGATCGTGAACCTCGCCACGAACACCGGCGCGCTGCTCCTCTTCATCCCACACGGTGCCGTGCTGTGGCTGCTGGGCGGGATCCTCGCGGTGGCGAATGTCGCCGGCAGCTATCTCGGCTCGCGCATGGCGATCTCACGCGGCACGACCTTCATCCGCGTCGTGTTCCTCGTCGTGGTGGTCGCCCTGATCGCCAAGCTCGGCGTCGACGTGTGGAACGAGAACATCGCGCCCGCGCTCGCCGCCCTGCGCTGA